From Echinicola jeungdonensis, the proteins below share one genomic window:
- a CDS encoding phosphopantetheine-binding protein gives MNSFPLTPNGKINRKAFPVPEDVRLLSGYIGPRCEEEQILVEIWQNILNIEQVGVNENFFDLGGASLQSLQMVANANMYGLKIKVEDIFEYQTIHELATYLKGENYNMG, from the coding sequence ATGAACTCATTTCCTTTAACTCCAAATGGAAAGATTAACCGGAAGGCTTTTCCAGTACCAGAAGATGTAAGGCTACTTTCTGGTTATATAGGGCCAAGGTGTGAAGAGGAGCAAATTTTGGTGGAAATTTGGCAAAACATATTAAATATTGAACAGGTGGGAGTGAATGAGAATTTTTTTGACCTTGGTGGAGCATCATTGCAGAGTCTCCAAATGGTGGCCAATGCAAATATGTATGGATTAAAAATAAAAGTAGAAGATATCTTTGAATATCAAACCATCCATGAATTGGCAACTTACCTAAAAGGGGAAAATTACAATATGGGATAA
- a CDS encoding sulfotransferase family protein: MFAFHFSKAKFIFIHRNPYEVYASNKCFWKVVQKVYALQNSNKVNVNKIILDTYSQMMSRYLETKDLIPPGQLTELAYIDFIKNPLETLQKTYQTLHLPDFDYCKDKLKSFIGPQKDFVQLKHTIAKNEREIVTEKLEPFLRYWNYPIL, encoded by the coding sequence ATTTTTGCTTTCCATTTTTCCAAAGCTAAATTTATTTTCATTCATCGTAATCCCTATGAGGTATACGCTTCCAATAAGTGTTTTTGGAAAGTAGTTCAAAAAGTTTACGCTTTACAAAACAGCAATAAGGTCAATGTCAATAAAATAATTTTGGACACCTATTCTCAAATGATGTCACGGTATTTGGAGACAAAAGATTTAATTCCACCAGGGCAATTGACCGAACTCGCCTATATTGATTTCATAAAAAATCCACTGGAAACCCTTCAAAAAACATATCAAACTCTCCACCTTCCAGATTTCGATTATTGTAAAGATAAGTTAAAATCATTTATTGGACCACAGAAGGATTTTGTGCAACTAAAACATACAATAGCTAAAAATGAAAGGGAAATTGTTACTGAAAAACTGGAACCTTTTCTCCGCTATTGGAATTATCCCATATTGTAA